In Scatophagus argus isolate fScaArg1 chromosome 3, fScaArg1.pri, whole genome shotgun sequence, one genomic interval encodes:
- the LOC124056166 gene encoding metalloproteinase inhibitor 4-like: MAMSQERSVCLGLWVLLLLGAGMEEVVEGCSCHPAHPQQLFCSAEIVIRAKISGEKIVSPSNSSSPYMKMIQYEIKMIKMFKGFDKAKDIQYVYTPVFSSLCGVKLDSNNKAGYLLSGSMWSDGRISIGQCDLVESWDNLSLSQKKNLNYRYQMGCECRINTCYTVPCASTGENECLWTDWLLDNSLNGEQARQYACIRRSDTTCSWYRGGPPPEKDFLDMTDP; this comes from the exons ATGGCCATGTCCCAGGAGCGGAGTGTGTGTCTGGGGCTCTGGGTGCTCCTTTTGCTTGGTGCAGGCATGGAAGAAGTTGTGGAGGGATGTAGCTGCCATCCAGCACACCCACAGCAGCTGTTCTGCAGCGCTGAGATCG tgaTAAGGGCAAAGATCTCTGGAGAGAAGATTGTGTCGCCTAGCAACAGCTCCTCACCTTACATGAAGATGATCCAATATGAAATCAAAATGATCAAG ATGTTCAAAGGTTTTGACAAGGCCAAGGATATCCAGTATGTGTACACTCCAGTATTCTCCTCATTGTGTGGCGTCAAACTGGACTCCAACAATAAAGCAGGATATCTGCTCTCAG GAAGTATGTGGAGCGATGGGAGAATCTCTATCGGCCAGTGTGACCTTGTAGAATCCTGGGACAATTTGTCGCTCTCACAAAAGAAGAATCTGAACTACAGATACCAGATGGGCTGTGAATGCAGA ATCAACACCTGCTACACAGTGCCGTGTGCGTCCACAGGGGAAAACGAGTGCTTGTGGACTGACTGGCTGCTGGATAACAGCCTAAATGGGGAGCAGGCTCGGCAGTATGCCTGTATCCGCCGCTCTGACACAACCTGTAGCTGGTACCGAGGCGGACCTCCACCTGAGAAAGACTTCCTGGACATGACTGACCCATGA